The genomic interval CAAGAAAACTTTGTTTCCAACCTCCGGAAAGCGGTCGCGGATGTGCGCGGCGTGTCCGGCCGACATAGCCACGATGAGGTCGGCTTCTTCAACCAGAACCGGAGTAAGAGGCTGACTTCGATGGCCGGAGATATCGATGCCGATTTCTGCCAGGGCTTTAACAGAATTGGGGCTGGCCGGAGCCCCTGATTCCGCAAAAATTCCGGCACTGCAGGCCTTCCAGCCCATATCGCCCTGCCGATGCAGGAAGAGGGCTTCCGCCATCGGGCTGCGGCAGGTATTTCCGGTACAGATAAATAAAATCATGTTCATCGTTCCAATCCCTGGAAAAATACCGCTTCGATTTCGGCCATTGGAAGACGTCCTTCACGAAGGCATTCGATTTTTTCCCCGTCCACGCGGACCACGGTGCTCGGAATCGCTGCGGCAGCGGACGGGCCGGAATCGAGCACGAGGTCTGCCTTGACGGAGGCGATGGCCTCCTGCGCGGTTTTGGTGTCGGGTTCGCCGCTGAGGTTGGCACTGGTGAGCGCGAGCGTGCGGCCGCACTGTTTCGCCAGTTCCACCGGTACAGCGTGGTTGGGGACGCGGTAGCCCGTCCAGCCGCCGTCGGTTTCCACAATGAGGGTCAACGGCCCCGGCCACCATTTTTCCGCCAGTGCATCGAGTCCGGGGTT from Verrucomicrobia bacterium S94 carries:
- a CDS encoding low molecular weight protein arginine phosphatase, which translates into the protein MNMILFICTGNTCRSPMAEALFLHRQGDMGWKACSAGIFAESGAPASPNSVKALAEIGIDISGHRSQPLTPVLVEEADLIVAMSAGHAAHIRDRFPEVGNKVFLINAFGTSKVPADVSDPFGGSLNTYKQTRDEIDRALSDLILFIRENQKKA
- a CDS encoding Sua5/YciO/YrdC/YwlC family protein translates to MIQTLKIDKKKPDPQILTQARDVLCAGGLVIVPTETVYGIACDPAVSGAMDKLIRAKGRDGGKPVARLAADGGQVKAAARHWNPGLDALAEKWWPGPLTLIVETDGGWTGYRVPNHAVPVELAKQCGRTLALTSANLSGEPDTKTAQEAIASVKADLVLDSGPSAAAAIPSTVVRVDGEKIECLREGRLPMAEIEAVFFQGLER